The genomic DNA ATTTACCATAATCTTTACAGCTTTCCATGTTGGGcggattaacattttttttttatttagtggtaTTTTGGTTTGAATAGGATTTTGGTGATAGGCTTGATTATTTATAGTTATATCTAGACTATAAAcgaatgtatgtgtttatataaacacagacacagacacactctcacacacacacacacacacacacatatatatatatatatatatatatatatatatatatatatatatatatataaaccttctaACAAGATATCTTTTTATACTGATCCTATTATATGTATCTATAGTTCACATAATTTATATCATAATGTAAAACattaacaaattaaaaataaacaaacagaaaagtatcaaagacaaaataaaaaaaaatagtaaatagtaaaagattttaaacaaaacattattgaaaataaaaattcacaaacaaatatagagatagaatatatttcatgttaAAATGTTTGACCTCTGAAGTGATAGAAAATATAGTCTCTTTAAGGATGATatgccctagagagagagagagagagagagagagagagagagagagagagagagagagagagagagagagagtgagagagaataaaTACTACTGTCTCCTAAATATTTCGCAATTTAAATGgattaaaatactgcagaaatgattgaatttttttttttccaggaaacaTTCCTTATTATTAAAAGTGCTATATTTTGGAAGTAAATTGAGAAATGGATCTTAAAGTTGATATGGAACTCTTTCTCTTCCATAGTGTttcgtgttcatatatatatatatatatatatatatatatatatatccaataagtttaaaccattgacttggcagaaacaaacaagtgtatcaggagctgaagtttatttattctctaccaatcaaagatggtgaaaaactgaaaaatacaaaataaaccaaattttacaaTGTGATAATTAATTTAGGCTAAACAAagtctgaaagttttgaaaatgtccaaacaagGCCATGGAAGTGAAGTTTACAAGTATGAACAAGTTGTACATGAAAcagtagaaatttcagaaatatCAAAATAGTTCTATGAGTAGatatataatttcacaagaaaagaaatcaaaatgtTATAGTTACATACGCTGTGGTTAGCCACAAATTGTATCGGCAAACAAGTTGTCCAGTATATATCTTATAAGGCAGTATTCCTGTATGTAGGTAACACTATACTAATCTTCAGATAAGTTTGTTTAACCCTTTGAAGACTTCCTTTTCCTACACAGACCAGAATCTCAAACCTGTCACAACATAATTACAAGCGTAAACAGTCTGTTAAAGAACCACTCAACAAATATTGAACACTGGTTCTAAACAATGCTCATAAATACTCAAAATACCAATTATCTCCATTtaccaagttaaaagaaaattaacgaaatatacaGTAGGTTTCCAGAGATAAAATCAGTTGCAATTCTAGACCATGTATAGAAATGTTTGTCAAAATGAACCATTCCTATAAATGCAGAAGtataaataacaattataatatataatatactttcgagTCTATTGATCCACCAAAAAGTCACTAGTATTGTGCCATAGAACAAACCTCCTGTATGTCTGAAAACCATCATATTTAATTAAATGAAAGTAGTTCAGTACACTCCCCGTCTGATATCTACCGGATATCACTATACCAAATAATGAATATTGGATACAATGTCACTAAATACAAAATTATAGACAGTTCTCTACAAGAAGAATCATATCCACGATTGAACGTGTGTAGATGGTCGGTTTACCGTTGACGATGGTACGCACTTCAGCTTTCCGGACATGATCGTCGGAACTTTTCAGAGGATTCATTATTACACCCATTGGCCATTGGGTACGACATAAGTTTTTGTCCTTGAGTAGGACCACATCTCCTTTGACGAGATCACGGTGATGCTCAATCCATTTCTGACGTTGCTGTAATAACGGTAAATACTCCTTTCTCCAACGAGACCAAAAGATACTGGCTAAAGCTTGCACACGTTTCCACTATGCAAGATGCAAGTCTCTTTCATTGAAGTCTCCTTATTGATCCGATGTGAAGATATAATCTGTCTTCTGAGTTAATAACATAGTTTTTGTTAAGATTAATGGGTTTTCTGGATCTGGTGACACAGGTACTAGAGGCCTGGAGTTAATTATCGCCGACACTACTGTCAGGAACGTGTTAGGCTTTTTCCGGTATTGTTTAACAACATGTAGTCTAGTATCCTCCTAGTGATGCCAATCATCCTTTCCCATGCTCCTCCCATGTGAGAGGAATGGGGTTGATTAAAGATCCAAGTAGTTCCAGAATTGTACAAAAATTTCCTGAAAGGTCCATCCTCGACGTTAATAGAGTCTATTCTCAGCTTGTCAACTGCACCAATATAATTAGCTCCACGGTCGGACCGAAATATTTTCACTTGATATCTTAGAGATATAAATCGTCTGACGGCGTTAATAAAAGCCGAGGAGCTCATTTCTTCAATAAGTTCGATATGAACAGCTCCAGTTATTTGGCAAGAAAAAAGTTAGCATATCCACAGTTAGCATATCCACAGCGAGTTCTACGTGAAACTATTGTCCATGGTCCAAAGGGCTCTACTCTTACATTTGTAAAAGGAGGCGATGGCTCAAGACAATCCTCTGGTAAATCAGACATGATTTGACACTCCGTCTTTCCTCTTAGCTTACGATATGTCACACACTTGTGAATGAATGATGAAATCAAGCGTTTCCCTCCAACATTCCAGAATCCAGCGGATCTAACTGCTCCATCAGTGAAGTGTCTACCCTGATGTCTGACTTTACCGTGGTAGTGTCTGACTAACAGCATTTCTATATGATGACGTCCTGATACAATTATGGCTTTCTTTTCTTTCAAACTCAAGTCAGAATTGACTATTAGGCCTCCTACTCTTAGTATCCCTTGTTCGTCCAAGAATGGATTGAGGTTGGCTATCTGACTGCACTTTGGTACCGGTTCATTTTACTGAAGACAGTCCATTTCCACTGGGTAAACTTCCAATTGTACTGACCTTATGATGAAGTTTTCAGCGTTGATATAACTGTCCACTGAAGTTAAAGATGGTGTCTCTACTGCCCTGTGTGAACGGCAGAACCATTTTAAAAAGACAACTCCTCGTATAAGTGAGTCCCAAGTAGAGAAATGTAGGAATCTGTCTATTCCTATATTGTGAGAAAGTGTAGCACATGTCTTCTTTATGTCCACATTTATGCAAACTTCCTTGTCACTGTCTGGATCGACAAGCTGAAACTTAGTCTCAGAAGCTTCCTCCTGTTGCAAAGTAAGATGCTTTGGTCCATATAACTATTCGCTATTGTGAATTTCATGAGCTTCAAAGGATCTAGTTGCTGAATCAGCTGGTTTATGGTGAGTTGGCACACAGTTCAACTGACTAGAATCAGAGAATCTTCTGATACGCTCCACTCTGTTTGCTACGTAAGTGTAGAATCTCCTGGTTTCATTGTTGATATAGCCTAAGACAACTTTACTATCTGTGTGGTACTTGACTGTTTCTATGCTTATGTATAGGTTATATGTAATGTACTGTGCAATTTCTATAGCTAACACAGCTACACATAATTCCAGACGGGGAATGGTATGGCCACCGGTTGGTGCAACCTTTGCTTTCCCGAGAAACTGGATGTATCACTGATGTCGGTTGTACGGAAAGTATGCAACAGCTGCTATGGCTTTTTCGGATGCATAACAGAGAAGACATGAAGCTCCTTGGAGACAGTTTTACTGAGGTAAGGCACATAAGTACGCGGTATGCATAGCTTTTCAAGTTCCTGCAAGGTGTTTCTCCAAGATATCAACTCTGTGGCTATTTTGTCTGAGAGGGGTTGGTCCCAGTCAACAGTCTCTGAAACTAACCTTCTGAGTAAAAGTTTACCATGTATTATAATTGGAGCTAGGAATCCGAGCAGATCATAGATGCTGTTAACCGTCGAAAGTATTCCTCTCTGTGTTATAGGTTTATTTTCAGATGACAACTGAAACAAGAAGTCGTCCGTATTTACATCCCAACTTAATACTAGACTATTTTGTAAAGGCTTACAGTCGGCCTCTAAGTCTAGGTCCTTCAGGTTTGATGCCAGATCGTTGGTTGGAAGGGCTTTCATGACTTCTTCAGAATTTGAGGCGATTTAGTGAAGCCTTAGGTTCCCATAAATGGCTAGTGCCTTTTGCGTGACTTTTATGAGATTGATAGCTTCCTCTTTAATAGTGCATGATGTAAGACCATCGTCTACATAGAAGTTTCTTGACACAAATTGCGTTACCCGGTTGCCGAAATCTTTTCCTGATGCCTGAGCAGTTTTCCTCAGTCCGAGTGTGGCAACGGCTGGTGACGTACTATTTCCGAACACATGAACTCTCATGCGGTATTCAACAAGGCCATTGTCAATGTCATTATCTTTGTGCCACAGGAATCGCAGATAGTTGCGGTGGTCTTTTCTTAATAGGAAACAGTGAAACATGTGCTGGATATCAGCTGTTACTGCCACCATTTCTTTGCGGAAACGTTTAAGCACTCCTAAAGATCGTTGGTTAGGTTTGGGCCAGGCAACAAAACACTGTTAAGCGATACTCCATTACATTTAGCAGAGGAATCAAACACCTCTGATCTGGTCAGGGGTCTTAGGATGGTAGACACCAAATAATGGTAAGTACCAGCACTCTTCGTGATCTTTGAGTGGTGGTGCAAGCTCTGCATTGTTATTGTCGAAAATCTAACTCATGAATGTGAGAAAGTGTTCCTATTTTACCGGGTTTCTTCGCAGACTGGCATCTAATAGCATGGCAAGTTGAAGAGCTTGCTGTCTCTTGTTTGGCAGAGACTGGCGTGGTACACGGAGCGGTAACGGTGCTACGCAACTTCCGCTGGCGTTTCTCATAAATTTATTGTCCATTTGCTTTAGGAACATTCTGTCCCCATAAGACATTGCTGGCTTGTCGTCATTCTTTGTTTTCTCAAATATAGATGAGTGcatatcctgttttatgggatcCGAGTAGTTTTCTTTGATATCAAACTTGTTGATACATGGTTCAAACAGTGATGGCTGTCCATTTATTAAGATGTTGGTGAATTTGATGTTAAGTTCAATTGGAATGTGTTGCTTGTTGATACAAGTTTCTCCTATAATCACCCATCCAAGTTTTAGCTGCTGAGCATATGGAGCCCTTTGCGAACCAAAGCGCTGATCAATCACATGGTGTGCCTTAATAAGATCTCTTCCAATTAACAGTAGAATTTGACAGTTATCATCAATAGGTGAGATGTTGTCTCTGATATCCATCAAGTGAGGATAATGCATTGCGACTTCCGGTGTAGGAATTTCATCCCGATTGTCGGGAATGTGATCACATTCTATTAAGGTTGGCAGATCTAATATTGTGTAGCCCTGTATCGATTCTATGACAAAGTTTCTCCCTCTTCTGCCTGAAGTAACTACTCTGCCAGAGCATGTCGATAGCGTGTAATTTTCTGGCTTGTCCCATACGTTGAATAAATTGAAGAAGTCGGGTGAGGCGAGAGATCGATTACTTTGGTCATCAATAATGCCATACATTTGCACAGCCTTGTCTGGATTGTCCTTGTGGAACACCTTCACTGGGAGTATTTTTGCACATGATTTACCaccataataatccttgcagatcTCTGTGCAAGAAGAGTCGATTGAAGTTGTCTTAGTTTCAGCCATTTCAGCATGCTCCCCGCCGTGAGCTGCTTGGGGAATGTCCTTTGATAATTTCCCTCCAGTAACATGTAGTGCTGTAGCATGCTGTTTACTTCCACATTCCTTGCAAGATATCTTGGCATTGCAGTTTCGGCTTATATGTGTGGTTGACTCGCAGCACTTGTAGCACACATTATTTTCCTTCAGTAGTTTTTTGCATTCTTCTATAGACTTCACTCTGAACCCACGATATTCATTATATAGATGTTTAGTTTTGTGAAGAATGCACAGGTTCTTTTCTTCTCTAGAACTTTCAGGTTTTTGGTAAACTGCTGTCTTACGGACGTTTATCTTGGTGTTGAACTGAGGTACACTCCGTGGTAAGGTCCCCTTTGCTGATAATGTAACATTCGAATCAAGGTCGAGTCCCGGGTCGTTCTTTATCCGACTTATTTCTCTGATAAAGGAAGTAAATTTTTAGGtgacatccttctagcattagaggttctttgacctatattttgaggtgcccttttcctagcattagaggttctttgacctctagtttgaggtgccatccttctagcattagaggttctttgacatctattttgaggtgccatccttctagcatcaaaagttccttgacctctattttgaggtgccatccttctagcattagatgtcccttgacctctattttgaggtgccatccttctagcattatatgttctttgacctctattttgaggtgccatccttctagcattagaggttctttaacctctattttgaggtgccatccttctagcattagaggttctttgacccatATTCTGAGGTCCTATCCTTCTAGCATTTGATGgtaattgacctctattttgtggtgccatccttctagcattagaggttctttgacctctattttgaggtgccatccttctagcattagatcttctttgacctttatttttaggtgccatccttttagcattatatgttctttgacctctattttgaggtgccatccttctagcattagatattctttgacctctattttgaggtgctatcctTCTAGCATTTGATGgtaattgacctctattttgaggtgccatccttctagcattatatcttctatgacctctattttgaggtgctatcctTCTAGCATTTGATGgtaattgacctctattttgaggtgccatccttctagcattatatgttctttgacctctattttgaggtgccatccttctagcattagatcttctttgacctctattttgaggtgccatccttctagcattagatgc from Palaemon carinicauda isolate YSFRI2023 chromosome 34, ASM3689809v2, whole genome shotgun sequence includes the following:
- the LOC137626541 gene encoding uncharacterized protein; translation: MKALPTNDLASNLKDLDLEADCKPLQNSLVLSWDVNTDDFLFQLSSENKPITQRGILSTVNSIYDLLGFLAPIIIHGKLLLRSIETVKYHTDSKVVLGYINNETRRFYTYVANRVERIRRFSDSSQLNCVPTHHKPADSATRSFEAHEIHNSE
- the LOC137626542 gene encoding uncharacterized protein — protein: MAITSCNGTLAGLARDIVGGEAAEKDEVLLEEQEKEAGLPQRGEEEDVQENEKAEEEKVHTLEENRSEYDSKIESSDKKLSNKKRRKRKLSKEISRIKNDPGLDLDSNVTLSAKGTLPRSVPQFNTKINVRKTAVYQKPESSREEKNLCILHKTKHLYNEYRGFRVKSIEECKKLLKENNVCYKCCESTTHISRNCNAKISCKECGSKQHATALHVTGGKLSKDIPQAAHGGEHAEMAETKTTSIDSSCTEICKDYYGGKSCAKILPVKVFHKDNPDKAVQMYGIIDDQSNRSLASPDFFNLFNVWDKPENYTLSTCSGRVVTSGRRGRNFVIESIQGYTILDLPTLIECDHIPDNRDEIPTPEVAMHYPHLMDIRDNISPIDDNCQILLLIGRDLIKAHHVIDQRFGSQRAPYAQQLKLGWVIIGETCINKQHIPIELNIKFTNILINGQPSLFEPCINKFDIKENYSDPIKQDMHSSIFEKTKNDDKPAMSYGDRMFLKQMDNKFMRNASGSCVAPLPLRVPRQSLPNKRQQALQLAMLLDASLRRNPCFVAWPKPNQRSLGVLKRFRKEMVAVTADIQHMFHCFLLRKDHRNYLRFLWHKDNDIDNGLVEYRMRVHVFGNSTSPAVATLGLRKTAQASGKDFGNRVTQFVSRNFYVDDGLTSCTIKEEAINLIKVTQKALAIYGNLRLH